The window GGAGATGAAGAATATGGCCTTCATATAGATCAAATTAAAGAGGTTGTATTGACCCCTAATATTACAAAAATGCCTAAAACTCCAGATTATGTTAAAGGAGTAGCAAATATTAGAGGTAATGTTATAGCGATTGTTGATCTATCGCAAAAATTCGGATTAGAAGCTACTGCCACTAATATGGAATCAAGCTATACTTTAGTAATTGAAAGTGATGAATATAAAATGGGCTTGCTTGTGAAAGATGTGCCGAATACCCTTAGCATTAATGTAAGTACTATTGAGGATGATGTGTTTACTGGAGAATCATTTTCAGAGAAAACAAACTTCAGTGGTATAGTAAAAATGGAGGATAGATTAATTGTCTTAATTGATATAATTAATGTGATCACAGATCAGGAAGCTTCTCAACTATTCAATAAGCAGAAAGAAATAGCATGAAAAAGAAAGTGCTCTTCATAAGTGATTTTTATACCAGCTGTGATTTTACGGAAATGGTTTGCTATGGATTAGGATCTTGTAT is drawn from Marivirga arenosa and contains these coding sequences:
- a CDS encoding chemotaxis protein CheW translates to MSNSEAIEKNEDKIQIVVFRLGDEEYGLHIDQIKEVVLTPNITKMPKTPDYVKGVANIRGNVIAIVDLSQKFGLEATATNMESSYTLVIESDEYKMGLLVKDVPNTLSINVSTIEDDVFTGESFSEKTNFSGIVKMEDRLIVLIDIINVITDQEASQLFNKQKEIA